The following are encoded together in the Zingiber officinale cultivar Zhangliang chromosome 8A, Zo_v1.1, whole genome shotgun sequence genome:
- the LOC122012732 gene encoding protein LNK1-like isoform X5, with the protein MQKMEDWNQAEIEDIVFGNIGENNDQIFSDRGGSKVSKNKDAIWRKQGTNICSSLENESSNVAKGDCQGNTVSQSKMCSSSNPATRNAEEEMGICQLPFENNSSVDSKVTFLANENDLYYGWSDISSFDDVDKMFRNCDPTFGQWSNTDGPSWISSSEDMYGPEDKFTSTFKSSTLEFKELENASVYCENSRCLDECSKPQVDTHRQSCLTCPSFKSSAVQAYDGGGGEDNKSSLTPCSTNNLVEHEPQIDIQTQQQLNRQFLSDAKGKGLATYPAQLHSKRDCIAKSDCSSLTLSLNPDFHVDNKLLYQDLLLQSASGTVTDCKQDPSSSFEVSAHVINNSSHGMGKVPDALLNNPVMKLEEMVDNPNIRSLELGNSVRKQHANFGQNIHNDRGNTSIEIHEKDMDSAVGKNSLMPSIFLDNLSVKVISFQQLQGVIGQVCLLQLEYRTKLCIRDSLYRLARSAEQRHNCAAANAEGVDHGREIHGTGTSNRSVEYMGIETESNPIDRSVARLLFYRAPETATR; encoded by the exons ATGCAGAAGATGGAAGATTGGAACCAAGCGGAG ATTGAAGACATTGTTTTTGGTAATATTGGTGAAAACAATGATCAGATATTCTCTGACAGAGGCG GGAGCAAAGTGTCAAAGAACAAAGATGCCATTTGGAGAAAACAAGGAACAAACATCTGCTCTTCTCTTGAAAATGAAAGCTCCAATGTAGCAAAAG GGGATTGTCAAGGCAATACAGTTTCACAAAGCAAGATGTGCAGCTCAAGCAATCCTGCTACAAGGAATGCTGAGGAAGAAATGGGCATCTGCCAATTGCCATTTGAGAATAATAGCTCAGTTGATTCAAAAGTTACTTTTTTGGCAAATGAAAATGATCTGTATTATGGCTGGTCGGATATCAGCAGTTTTGACGACGTTGATAAAATGTTCAG AAATTGTGACCCCACCTTTGGGCAATGGAGCAATACAGATGGGCCTTCATGGATATCTTCCTCAGAAGACATGTATGGTCCAGAAGATAAGTTTACCTCAACCTTCAAATCTTCAACTCTAGAATTCAAAGAATTGGAGAATGCATCAGTGTATTGTGAAAACAGTCGATGCTTGGATGAATGTAGTAAACCACAGGTTGATACTCATAGGCAATCTTGTTTGACCTGCCCGTCCTTCAAGTCAAGTGCAGTACAG GCATATGATGGTGGTGGAGGGGAAGATAATAAATCATCTCTGACACCATGTAGCACTAATAACTTGGTCGAACATGAG CCACAGATAGACATTCAAACCCAGCAGCAGCTCAATAGACAATTCTTATCTGATGCGAAAGGAAAAG GTCTTGCAACTTATCCTGCTCAGCTTCATTCAAAACGAGATTGTATTGCGAAATCAGACTGTTCAAGTTTAACGCTATCCTTAAATCCTGATTTTCATGTGGACAACAAACTTCTATACCAGGATCTTCTTTTGCAGTCAGCATCCGGCACTGTTACTGATTGTAAACAAGATCCTTCCTCATCATTTGAAGTCTCAGCTCATGTTATCAATAACTCTTCCCATGGAATGGGGAAAGTACCTGATGCTTTGTTAAATAATCCTGTCATGAAGCTGGAAGAAATGGTAGATAACCCAAACATAAGATCACTAGAGCTGGGTAATTCTGTTAGGAAACAGCATGCTAATTTTGGCCAAAACATTCATAATGACCGAGGGAATACAAGCATAGAGATTCATGAAAAAGATATGGATTCTGCAGTAGGAAAAAACTCATTAATGCCTTCGATCTTCCTTGATAATCTTTCTGTCAAAGTTATCAGTTTCCAGCAGCTCCAGGGTGTCATTGGCCAG GTTTGTTTACTGCAGTTGGAATATAGAACAAAGCTTTGTATAAGGGACAGCCTATATCGATTGGCCAGGAGTGCAGAACAGAGACATAATTGTGCTGCTGCAAATGCTGAAGGTGTTGATCATGGAAGAGAAATACATGGTACAGGAACATCAAACAG ATCTGTCGAATATATGGGCATAGAGACTGAGAGTAATCCCATTGATCGGTCTGTAGCGCGCCTACTTTTCTACAGAGCACCAGAGACTGCAACCCGTTGA
- the LOC122012732 gene encoding uncharacterized protein LOC122012732 isoform X1 codes for MQKMEDWNQAEIEDIVFGNIGENNDQIFSDRGGKQVEESLAPGNFIVAQQSNKTNIGNSAGSKVSKNKDAIWRKQGTNICSSLENESSNVAKGDCQGNTVSQSKMCSSSNPATRNAEEEMGICQLPFENNSSVDSKVTFLANENDLYYGWSDISSFDDVDKMFRNCDPTFGQWSNTDGPSWISSSEDMYGPEDKFTSTFKSSTLEFKELENASVYCENSRCLDECSKPQVDTHRQSCLTCPSFKSSAVQAYDGGGGEDNKSSLTPCSTNNLVEHEPQIDIQTQQQLNRQFLSDAKGKGLATYPAQLHSKRDCIAKSDCSSLTLSLNPDFHVDNKLLYQDLLLQSASGTVTDCKQDPSSSFEVSAHVINNSSHGMGKVPDALLNNPVMKLEEMVDNPNIRSLELGNSVRKQHANFGQNIHNDRGNTSIEIHEKDMDSAVGKNSLMPSIFLDNLSVKVISFQQLQGVIGQVCLLQLEYRTKLCIRDSLYRLARSAEQRHNCAAANAEGVDHGREIHGTGTSNRSVEYMGIETESNPIDRSVARLLFYRAPETATR; via the exons ATGCAGAAGATGGAAGATTGGAACCAAGCGGAG ATTGAAGACATTGTTTTTGGTAATATTGGTGAAAACAATGATCAGATATTCTCTGACAGAGGCGGTAAACAAGTGGAAGAGTCTCTAGCACCAGGCAATTTCATTGTTGCTCAACAAAGTAATAAGACTAATATTGGAAACAGTGCAGGGAGCAAAGTGTCAAAGAACAAAGATGCCATTTGGAGAAAACAAGGAACAAACATCTGCTCTTCTCTTGAAAATGAAAGCTCCAATGTAGCAAAAG GGGATTGTCAAGGCAATACAGTTTCACAAAGCAAGATGTGCAGCTCAAGCAATCCTGCTACAAGGAATGCTGAGGAAGAAATGGGCATCTGCCAATTGCCATTTGAGAATAATAGCTCAGTTGATTCAAAAGTTACTTTTTTGGCAAATGAAAATGATCTGTATTATGGCTGGTCGGATATCAGCAGTTTTGACGACGTTGATAAAATGTTCAG AAATTGTGACCCCACCTTTGGGCAATGGAGCAATACAGATGGGCCTTCATGGATATCTTCCTCAGAAGACATGTATGGTCCAGAAGATAAGTTTACCTCAACCTTCAAATCTTCAACTCTAGAATTCAAAGAATTGGAGAATGCATCAGTGTATTGTGAAAACAGTCGATGCTTGGATGAATGTAGTAAACCACAGGTTGATACTCATAGGCAATCTTGTTTGACCTGCCCGTCCTTCAAGTCAAGTGCAGTACAG GCATATGATGGTGGTGGAGGGGAAGATAATAAATCATCTCTGACACCATGTAGCACTAATAACTTGGTCGAACATGAG CCACAGATAGACATTCAAACCCAGCAGCAGCTCAATAGACAATTCTTATCTGATGCGAAAGGAAAAG GTCTTGCAACTTATCCTGCTCAGCTTCATTCAAAACGAGATTGTATTGCGAAATCAGACTGTTCAAGTTTAACGCTATCCTTAAATCCTGATTTTCATGTGGACAACAAACTTCTATACCAGGATCTTCTTTTGCAGTCAGCATCCGGCACTGTTACTGATTGTAAACAAGATCCTTCCTCATCATTTGAAGTCTCAGCTCATGTTATCAATAACTCTTCCCATGGAATGGGGAAAGTACCTGATGCTTTGTTAAATAATCCTGTCATGAAGCTGGAAGAAATGGTAGATAACCCAAACATAAGATCACTAGAGCTGGGTAATTCTGTTAGGAAACAGCATGCTAATTTTGGCCAAAACATTCATAATGACCGAGGGAATACAAGCATAGAGATTCATGAAAAAGATATGGATTCTGCAGTAGGAAAAAACTCATTAATGCCTTCGATCTTCCTTGATAATCTTTCTGTCAAAGTTATCAGTTTCCAGCAGCTCCAGGGTGTCATTGGCCAG GTTTGTTTACTGCAGTTGGAATATAGAACAAAGCTTTGTATAAGGGACAGCCTATATCGATTGGCCAGGAGTGCAGAACAGAGACATAATTGTGCTGCTGCAAATGCTGAAGGTGTTGATCATGGAAGAGAAATACATGGTACAGGAACATCAAACAG ATCTGTCGAATATATGGGCATAGAGACTGAGAGTAATCCCATTGATCGGTCTGTAGCGCGCCTACTTTTCTACAGAGCACCAGAGACTGCAACCCGTTGA
- the LOC122012732 gene encoding uncharacterized protein LOC122012732 isoform X3: MQKMEDWNQAEIEDIVFGNIGENNDQIFSDRGGKQVEESLAPGNFIVAQQSNKTNIGNSAGSKVSKNKDAIWRKQGTNICSSLENESSNVAKGDCQGNTVSQSKMCSSSNPATRNAEEEMGICQLPFENNSSVDSKVTFLANENDLYYGWSDISSFDDVDKMFRNCDPTFGQWSNTDGPSWISSSEDMYGPEDKFTSTFKSSTLEFKELENASVYCENSRCLDECSKPQVDTHRQSCLTCPSFKSSAVQAYDGGGGEDNKSSLTPCSTNNLVEHEPQIDIQTQQQLNRQFLSDAKGKGLATYPAQLHSKRDCIAKSDCSSLTLSLNPDFHVDNKLLYQDLLLQSASGTVTDCKQDPSSSFEVSAHVINNSSHGMGKVPDALLNNPVMKLEEMVDNPNIRSLELGNSVRKQHANFGQNIHNDRGNTSIEIHEKDMDSAVGKNSLMPSIFLDNLSVKVISFQQLQGVIGQLEYRTKLCIRDSLYRLARSAEQRHNCAAANAEGVDHGREIHGTGTSNRSVEYMGIETESNPIDRSVARLLFYRAPETATR; encoded by the exons ATGCAGAAGATGGAAGATTGGAACCAAGCGGAG ATTGAAGACATTGTTTTTGGTAATATTGGTGAAAACAATGATCAGATATTCTCTGACAGAGGCGGTAAACAAGTGGAAGAGTCTCTAGCACCAGGCAATTTCATTGTTGCTCAACAAAGTAATAAGACTAATATTGGAAACAGTGCAGGGAGCAAAGTGTCAAAGAACAAAGATGCCATTTGGAGAAAACAAGGAACAAACATCTGCTCTTCTCTTGAAAATGAAAGCTCCAATGTAGCAAAAG GGGATTGTCAAGGCAATACAGTTTCACAAAGCAAGATGTGCAGCTCAAGCAATCCTGCTACAAGGAATGCTGAGGAAGAAATGGGCATCTGCCAATTGCCATTTGAGAATAATAGCTCAGTTGATTCAAAAGTTACTTTTTTGGCAAATGAAAATGATCTGTATTATGGCTGGTCGGATATCAGCAGTTTTGACGACGTTGATAAAATGTTCAG AAATTGTGACCCCACCTTTGGGCAATGGAGCAATACAGATGGGCCTTCATGGATATCTTCCTCAGAAGACATGTATGGTCCAGAAGATAAGTTTACCTCAACCTTCAAATCTTCAACTCTAGAATTCAAAGAATTGGAGAATGCATCAGTGTATTGTGAAAACAGTCGATGCTTGGATGAATGTAGTAAACCACAGGTTGATACTCATAGGCAATCTTGTTTGACCTGCCCGTCCTTCAAGTCAAGTGCAGTACAG GCATATGATGGTGGTGGAGGGGAAGATAATAAATCATCTCTGACACCATGTAGCACTAATAACTTGGTCGAACATGAG CCACAGATAGACATTCAAACCCAGCAGCAGCTCAATAGACAATTCTTATCTGATGCGAAAGGAAAAG GTCTTGCAACTTATCCTGCTCAGCTTCATTCAAAACGAGATTGTATTGCGAAATCAGACTGTTCAAGTTTAACGCTATCCTTAAATCCTGATTTTCATGTGGACAACAAACTTCTATACCAGGATCTTCTTTTGCAGTCAGCATCCGGCACTGTTACTGATTGTAAACAAGATCCTTCCTCATCATTTGAAGTCTCAGCTCATGTTATCAATAACTCTTCCCATGGAATGGGGAAAGTACCTGATGCTTTGTTAAATAATCCTGTCATGAAGCTGGAAGAAATGGTAGATAACCCAAACATAAGATCACTAGAGCTGGGTAATTCTGTTAGGAAACAGCATGCTAATTTTGGCCAAAACATTCATAATGACCGAGGGAATACAAGCATAGAGATTCATGAAAAAGATATGGATTCTGCAGTAGGAAAAAACTCATTAATGCCTTCGATCTTCCTTGATAATCTTTCTGTCAAAGTTATCAGTTTCCAGCAGCTCCAGGGTGTCATTGGCCAG TTGGAATATAGAACAAAGCTTTGTATAAGGGACAGCCTATATCGATTGGCCAGGAGTGCAGAACAGAGACATAATTGTGCTGCTGCAAATGCTGAAGGTGTTGATCATGGAAGAGAAATACATGGTACAGGAACATCAAACAG ATCTGTCGAATATATGGGCATAGAGACTGAGAGTAATCCCATTGATCGGTCTGTAGCGCGCCTACTTTTCTACAGAGCACCAGAGACTGCAACCCGTTGA
- the LOC122012732 gene encoding protein LNK1-like isoform X7, whose amino-acid sequence MQKMEDWNQAEIEDIVFGNIGENNDQIFSDRGGSKVSKNKDAIWRKQGTNICSSLENESSNVAKGDCQGNTVSQSKMCSSSNPATRNAEEEMGICQLPFENNSSVDSKVTFLANENDLYYGWSDISSFDDVDKMFRNCDPTFGQWSNTDGPSWISSSEDMYGPEDKFTSTFKSSTLEFKELENASVYCENSRCLDECSKPQVDTHRQSCLTCPSFKSSAVQAYDGGGGEDNKSSLTPCSTNNLVEHEPQIDIQTQQQLNRQFLSDAKGKGLATYPAQLHSKRDCIAKSDCSSLTLSLNPDFHVDNKLLYQDLLLQSASGTVTDCKQDPSSSFEVSAHVINNSSHGMGKVPDALLNNPVMKLEEMVDNPNIRSLELGNSVRKQHANFGQNIHNDRGNTSIEIHEKDMDSAVGKNSLMPSIFLDNLSVKVISFQQLQGVIGQLEYRTKLCIRDSLYRLARSAEQRHNCAAANAEGVDHGREIHGTGTSNRSVEYMGIETESNPIDRSVARLLFYRAPETATR is encoded by the exons ATGCAGAAGATGGAAGATTGGAACCAAGCGGAG ATTGAAGACATTGTTTTTGGTAATATTGGTGAAAACAATGATCAGATATTCTCTGACAGAGGCG GGAGCAAAGTGTCAAAGAACAAAGATGCCATTTGGAGAAAACAAGGAACAAACATCTGCTCTTCTCTTGAAAATGAAAGCTCCAATGTAGCAAAAG GGGATTGTCAAGGCAATACAGTTTCACAAAGCAAGATGTGCAGCTCAAGCAATCCTGCTACAAGGAATGCTGAGGAAGAAATGGGCATCTGCCAATTGCCATTTGAGAATAATAGCTCAGTTGATTCAAAAGTTACTTTTTTGGCAAATGAAAATGATCTGTATTATGGCTGGTCGGATATCAGCAGTTTTGACGACGTTGATAAAATGTTCAG AAATTGTGACCCCACCTTTGGGCAATGGAGCAATACAGATGGGCCTTCATGGATATCTTCCTCAGAAGACATGTATGGTCCAGAAGATAAGTTTACCTCAACCTTCAAATCTTCAACTCTAGAATTCAAAGAATTGGAGAATGCATCAGTGTATTGTGAAAACAGTCGATGCTTGGATGAATGTAGTAAACCACAGGTTGATACTCATAGGCAATCTTGTTTGACCTGCCCGTCCTTCAAGTCAAGTGCAGTACAG GCATATGATGGTGGTGGAGGGGAAGATAATAAATCATCTCTGACACCATGTAGCACTAATAACTTGGTCGAACATGAG CCACAGATAGACATTCAAACCCAGCAGCAGCTCAATAGACAATTCTTATCTGATGCGAAAGGAAAAG GTCTTGCAACTTATCCTGCTCAGCTTCATTCAAAACGAGATTGTATTGCGAAATCAGACTGTTCAAGTTTAACGCTATCCTTAAATCCTGATTTTCATGTGGACAACAAACTTCTATACCAGGATCTTCTTTTGCAGTCAGCATCCGGCACTGTTACTGATTGTAAACAAGATCCTTCCTCATCATTTGAAGTCTCAGCTCATGTTATCAATAACTCTTCCCATGGAATGGGGAAAGTACCTGATGCTTTGTTAAATAATCCTGTCATGAAGCTGGAAGAAATGGTAGATAACCCAAACATAAGATCACTAGAGCTGGGTAATTCTGTTAGGAAACAGCATGCTAATTTTGGCCAAAACATTCATAATGACCGAGGGAATACAAGCATAGAGATTCATGAAAAAGATATGGATTCTGCAGTAGGAAAAAACTCATTAATGCCTTCGATCTTCCTTGATAATCTTTCTGTCAAAGTTATCAGTTTCCAGCAGCTCCAGGGTGTCATTGGCCAG TTGGAATATAGAACAAAGCTTTGTATAAGGGACAGCCTATATCGATTGGCCAGGAGTGCAGAACAGAGACATAATTGTGCTGCTGCAAATGCTGAAGGTGTTGATCATGGAAGAGAAATACATGGTACAGGAACATCAAACAG ATCTGTCGAATATATGGGCATAGAGACTGAGAGTAATCCCATTGATCGGTCTGTAGCGCGCCTACTTTTCTACAGAGCACCAGAGACTGCAACCCGTTGA
- the LOC122012732 gene encoding protein LNK1-like isoform X6 — protein sequence MEDWNQAEIEDIVFGNIGENNDQIFSDRGGSKVSKNKDAIWRKQGTNICSSLENESSNVAKGDCQGNTVSQSKMCSSSNPATRNAEEEMGICQLPFENNSSVDSKVTFLANENDLYYGWSDISSFDDVDKMFRNCDPTFGQWSNTDGPSWISSSEDMYGPEDKFTSTFKSSTLEFKELENASVYCENSRCLDECSKPQVDTHRQSCLTCPSFKSSAVQAYDGGGGEDNKSSLTPCSTNNLVEHEPQIDIQTQQQLNRQFLSDAKGKGLATYPAQLHSKRDCIAKSDCSSLTLSLNPDFHVDNKLLYQDLLLQSASGTVTDCKQDPSSSFEVSAHVINNSSHGMGKVPDALLNNPVMKLEEMVDNPNIRSLELGNSVRKQHANFGQNIHNDRGNTSIEIHEKDMDSAVGKNSLMPSIFLDNLSVKVISFQQLQGVIGQVCLLQLEYRTKLCIRDSLYRLARSAEQRHNCAAANAEGVDHGREIHGTGTSNRSVEYMGIETESNPIDRSVARLLFYRAPETATR from the exons ATGGAAGATTGGAACCAAGCGGAG ATTGAAGACATTGTTTTTGGTAATATTGGTGAAAACAATGATCAGATATTCTCTGACAGAGGCG GGAGCAAAGTGTCAAAGAACAAAGATGCCATTTGGAGAAAACAAGGAACAAACATCTGCTCTTCTCTTGAAAATGAAAGCTCCAATGTAGCAAAAG GGGATTGTCAAGGCAATACAGTTTCACAAAGCAAGATGTGCAGCTCAAGCAATCCTGCTACAAGGAATGCTGAGGAAGAAATGGGCATCTGCCAATTGCCATTTGAGAATAATAGCTCAGTTGATTCAAAAGTTACTTTTTTGGCAAATGAAAATGATCTGTATTATGGCTGGTCGGATATCAGCAGTTTTGACGACGTTGATAAAATGTTCAG AAATTGTGACCCCACCTTTGGGCAATGGAGCAATACAGATGGGCCTTCATGGATATCTTCCTCAGAAGACATGTATGGTCCAGAAGATAAGTTTACCTCAACCTTCAAATCTTCAACTCTAGAATTCAAAGAATTGGAGAATGCATCAGTGTATTGTGAAAACAGTCGATGCTTGGATGAATGTAGTAAACCACAGGTTGATACTCATAGGCAATCTTGTTTGACCTGCCCGTCCTTCAAGTCAAGTGCAGTACAG GCATATGATGGTGGTGGAGGGGAAGATAATAAATCATCTCTGACACCATGTAGCACTAATAACTTGGTCGAACATGAG CCACAGATAGACATTCAAACCCAGCAGCAGCTCAATAGACAATTCTTATCTGATGCGAAAGGAAAAG GTCTTGCAACTTATCCTGCTCAGCTTCATTCAAAACGAGATTGTATTGCGAAATCAGACTGTTCAAGTTTAACGCTATCCTTAAATCCTGATTTTCATGTGGACAACAAACTTCTATACCAGGATCTTCTTTTGCAGTCAGCATCCGGCACTGTTACTGATTGTAAACAAGATCCTTCCTCATCATTTGAAGTCTCAGCTCATGTTATCAATAACTCTTCCCATGGAATGGGGAAAGTACCTGATGCTTTGTTAAATAATCCTGTCATGAAGCTGGAAGAAATGGTAGATAACCCAAACATAAGATCACTAGAGCTGGGTAATTCTGTTAGGAAACAGCATGCTAATTTTGGCCAAAACATTCATAATGACCGAGGGAATACAAGCATAGAGATTCATGAAAAAGATATGGATTCTGCAGTAGGAAAAAACTCATTAATGCCTTCGATCTTCCTTGATAATCTTTCTGTCAAAGTTATCAGTTTCCAGCAGCTCCAGGGTGTCATTGGCCAG GTTTGTTTACTGCAGTTGGAATATAGAACAAAGCTTTGTATAAGGGACAGCCTATATCGATTGGCCAGGAGTGCAGAACAGAGACATAATTGTGCTGCTGCAAATGCTGAAGGTGTTGATCATGGAAGAGAAATACATGGTACAGGAACATCAAACAG ATCTGTCGAATATATGGGCATAGAGACTGAGAGTAATCCCATTGATCGGTCTGTAGCGCGCCTACTTTTCTACAGAGCACCAGAGACTGCAACCCGTTGA
- the LOC122012732 gene encoding uncharacterized protein LOC122012732 isoform X2, producing the protein MEDWNQAEIEDIVFGNIGENNDQIFSDRGGKQVEESLAPGNFIVAQQSNKTNIGNSAGSKVSKNKDAIWRKQGTNICSSLENESSNVAKGDCQGNTVSQSKMCSSSNPATRNAEEEMGICQLPFENNSSVDSKVTFLANENDLYYGWSDISSFDDVDKMFRNCDPTFGQWSNTDGPSWISSSEDMYGPEDKFTSTFKSSTLEFKELENASVYCENSRCLDECSKPQVDTHRQSCLTCPSFKSSAVQAYDGGGGEDNKSSLTPCSTNNLVEHEPQIDIQTQQQLNRQFLSDAKGKGLATYPAQLHSKRDCIAKSDCSSLTLSLNPDFHVDNKLLYQDLLLQSASGTVTDCKQDPSSSFEVSAHVINNSSHGMGKVPDALLNNPVMKLEEMVDNPNIRSLELGNSVRKQHANFGQNIHNDRGNTSIEIHEKDMDSAVGKNSLMPSIFLDNLSVKVISFQQLQGVIGQVCLLQLEYRTKLCIRDSLYRLARSAEQRHNCAAANAEGVDHGREIHGTGTSNRSVEYMGIETESNPIDRSVARLLFYRAPETATR; encoded by the exons ATGGAAGATTGGAACCAAGCGGAG ATTGAAGACATTGTTTTTGGTAATATTGGTGAAAACAATGATCAGATATTCTCTGACAGAGGCGGTAAACAAGTGGAAGAGTCTCTAGCACCAGGCAATTTCATTGTTGCTCAACAAAGTAATAAGACTAATATTGGAAACAGTGCAGGGAGCAAAGTGTCAAAGAACAAAGATGCCATTTGGAGAAAACAAGGAACAAACATCTGCTCTTCTCTTGAAAATGAAAGCTCCAATGTAGCAAAAG GGGATTGTCAAGGCAATACAGTTTCACAAAGCAAGATGTGCAGCTCAAGCAATCCTGCTACAAGGAATGCTGAGGAAGAAATGGGCATCTGCCAATTGCCATTTGAGAATAATAGCTCAGTTGATTCAAAAGTTACTTTTTTGGCAAATGAAAATGATCTGTATTATGGCTGGTCGGATATCAGCAGTTTTGACGACGTTGATAAAATGTTCAG AAATTGTGACCCCACCTTTGGGCAATGGAGCAATACAGATGGGCCTTCATGGATATCTTCCTCAGAAGACATGTATGGTCCAGAAGATAAGTTTACCTCAACCTTCAAATCTTCAACTCTAGAATTCAAAGAATTGGAGAATGCATCAGTGTATTGTGAAAACAGTCGATGCTTGGATGAATGTAGTAAACCACAGGTTGATACTCATAGGCAATCTTGTTTGACCTGCCCGTCCTTCAAGTCAAGTGCAGTACAG GCATATGATGGTGGTGGAGGGGAAGATAATAAATCATCTCTGACACCATGTAGCACTAATAACTTGGTCGAACATGAG CCACAGATAGACATTCAAACCCAGCAGCAGCTCAATAGACAATTCTTATCTGATGCGAAAGGAAAAG GTCTTGCAACTTATCCTGCTCAGCTTCATTCAAAACGAGATTGTATTGCGAAATCAGACTGTTCAAGTTTAACGCTATCCTTAAATCCTGATTTTCATGTGGACAACAAACTTCTATACCAGGATCTTCTTTTGCAGTCAGCATCCGGCACTGTTACTGATTGTAAACAAGATCCTTCCTCATCATTTGAAGTCTCAGCTCATGTTATCAATAACTCTTCCCATGGAATGGGGAAAGTACCTGATGCTTTGTTAAATAATCCTGTCATGAAGCTGGAAGAAATGGTAGATAACCCAAACATAAGATCACTAGAGCTGGGTAATTCTGTTAGGAAACAGCATGCTAATTTTGGCCAAAACATTCATAATGACCGAGGGAATACAAGCATAGAGATTCATGAAAAAGATATGGATTCTGCAGTAGGAAAAAACTCATTAATGCCTTCGATCTTCCTTGATAATCTTTCTGTCAAAGTTATCAGTTTCCAGCAGCTCCAGGGTGTCATTGGCCAG GTTTGTTTACTGCAGTTGGAATATAGAACAAAGCTTTGTATAAGGGACAGCCTATATCGATTGGCCAGGAGTGCAGAACAGAGACATAATTGTGCTGCTGCAAATGCTGAAGGTGTTGATCATGGAAGAGAAATACATGGTACAGGAACATCAAACAG ATCTGTCGAATATATGGGCATAGAGACTGAGAGTAATCCCATTGATCGGTCTGTAGCGCGCCTACTTTTCTACAGAGCACCAGAGACTGCAACCCGTTGA